Below is a window of Fimbriimonadaceae bacterium DNA.
ATGATGTAGGCTGCCGGGAATTTCGCTGTTCGGGAAGGTTTGAAGCGATCGTAGATCGGCATCTTCACTTTTACAAGTTCGGTTGGAACTCCTGTTGGACGGGGAGCGCCTTGTTCTCGTGGCTTTTCCAGGGGAATCTCTTCTGAGCCTCGCTGGTCAAAATCAAACCTGACTCCAAGCTCGGGAGCCTTGCTCGGGTTTGTTCCCCAGTCCAGCATCCGTTTATCGGCGGCTCGGCTTATTCCGACCACCCGTTTGTCGTTTTTGGCGATGTACTGGAGGACCGCATCGACGAACCACTCCGCCCACTCGACCCGCTCCTTGAACGGCCAATAAACGGTGGTTTCCATGAGGACCGAGATTCGGTTTCGCAGACCCGCGTAGTTCGTGCAATAGCGGCCTTCGGGGCCAAAGGAGTACCAAGCTTGTTTGCCATCCCGATTTTCAACGTTGCCGTAATCGAAAAGATCGGCCCCATGTGCAGCACGAAGATCTTTCCGGATTCGCGGCAGCATCTCATCTCGCGTGAATTTTAGGACGCCGGGGTCGGTGTTTGGGTTGAGGGGCGGCGAGTAGGTCATGGGGATGCCGTGACGCGTTCCGTCGGTGGTGTGGAGGTCCATCATCACATCGGGGTCGTAGGCGTTGTAAACATGCTGGAGAACGGCGCTCATCTCGGGTGAGACGGCCTTGATCGCGTCTCGGTTGAGGTCGAGGCCTTGCCCGTTTGGCCTGACGCCAACCATATCCGGACCATTCTGTCCGGGGCGATTGCGGGCGATGGGGCCAAATTTTTCGTTGCCGTCGAGATTGTAAATAGGGGTGACCAGAAGAATGACCTTGTCGAGGAGACCCTTCTCTTCTTGCGAGTACTTTCTCAGGAGCTGAAGAATGGCTTCCTTCCCCTCAACTTCACCGGCATGAATGTTCGCTTGGACGTAGATGATCGGCTTTCCTGATGCCTTGGCTTCGGCGGGACTGTGTACCATCGGGCGCGCGGCGATCACGAGCGGCATGTCTCGTCCTTCGGTGCTCTTTCCCATGTAGACCAGGCTGACGGGGGAGCCTTTAGCCTGGAGTCCTTTGATGAATGCGATGACGTCGGCATAGTGGGACGTCTCGACAAAGTTGGTTCTTTCAGCACGGGTTTGGGGCCAATCTTGGGATCGGGCTCCAGAAAGTAGAAACAAAAGCGAACAAAAGACAGCAGTCGCGCGCAAGCCGAACATGAAAAGATTATACGGCTTGGGAGCGCGTGGTTCCTGCGTGGAATGAAATCGGAAGGATCAGAGTGCGAGCCAATCGGAAAAGAAAGGCAGCACCCTCCCAATGGAGAGCGCTGCCTTCTGCAGTTTTTTGTCGGAAGTTACTCCGACTTGGGTTGAGCCGGTGCTTTGGCGGGCGCTTGGGGCTTGGGTTCCGGCTTATGCTCTACCTTCGTTTCGGAATGTGGAGCAGGCTCTTGGTGGTTTGAGCCAACATTCGGGCTGATTAGAGCCTTGGTCAGGCCATTTACGTCGCCCGGCTGTAACCCAAGTTCTCTCATGAGCGAGTCAACGAGAGGGGCTTGGGATCGGTATCTCAGCGCTGAACTGACGACTTGGTCGGCTAAACTGCCGCCCACTCCATCGCCCGAGGAGCCGTTGCCGCTGGAGTGTCCACCCGAAAGACCCTCGACCTGGATGATCTTGATGCCTTCGATCTGCTCCATCGGCTTAACGCTTTCGCGGATGATCGCCGGGAGGTTCTCAATCATGATCTGCTTGATGCGTGCTTCAAGGATCGCAGGGTTGATCACGTTATCGGCCTCGTTGATTGCGCGCTTACCAGAGGCTTCGACCTCATATGTCTTGGCCTGAGCCATCGCCTTGAGCATCTCAGCGTCGGCAGCAGCTTGCGCGGCGATTCGTGCCTTTTCACCTTCAGCTTCAGCAGCGGTGGTGAGTGCAGCAGCAAGGTCGAGAGCCGCTGTCTTTTCAGCTTGGGCTGCGACCTTTATCTTAATCGCCTCACGCTCAGCTTCTTCGGATGCCTGCACAAGCTCGATTGCCTTCTTTCGTTCGGCGACCTCGATATCGCGCGCGGTTGCGACGCGCTCTTCAGAGCGAACAGCCTCGGCGCGAGCATCGGCAGCGATTGCTTCTGCTTCGCTCTTCTCTTTGCTTTTGTGTGCAATAGCCACGGCACGGTCTTGCTCTGCGAGTTCGAGTTGCTTGGACTTCTCGATGACCGCAGCTTCGACTGATCTCTGCTTGAGAATTTCTTGCTCAGCAACAGTTCTGTCGATTTCGATTCTTTGTTGCTCGACCTTTTGCTTCGCAGCTTGATCGGTCAACGAAATCTTCTGCTGGGCTTCGATTTCAGCTTGCTTAGCCTCCTGGCTGCGAGCAGCTTGTTCGGTTGCAATCTCAGCCGATTGCTGGGCTCGGCGCATCGAAACTTCTCGCTCTTGTTCTAGGCGTGCGTACTCGGTTTCTCGTGAGAGTTCGAGTGACATTTTTTCCGCCTCAAGGTTCTTCTTCTCGATAGCGACGCGAGTCTCTTGTTCAATGTCATTACGCTGTTTGCGTTTGGCTTCGATAATCTCCGTCAGCTTGGCCAAACCTTGGGCGTCAAATGCGTTCTGTGGGTTGAGAAAGTCCTGCGACGTCTGGTCGAGCGCCGTTAGAGATACCGACTCCAACTCAAGACCGTTCTTGAGAATGTCTTCGGAGACCGTTGTTTGCACACGCTGGACAAACTCGACACGCTTTTCGTGGAGTTCTTCCATAGTTAGCTCGGCAGCAACTGCTCGCAGAGCGTCGACAAACTTACCCTCAACGAGCTCTTTCAGCTGCTCAGGGTGCATCGTTCGATTACCCAGCGTTTGGGCGGCGTCGGCGATCGCGTCTTCGGTCGGTTTTACACGGACAAAGAACTCCGCTTGGACATCGACACGAGTGCGGTCCTTTGTAATCAGACCCTGCTCGTTACTGCGCGAGACGTTGAGGCGCATGGTATTCATGTTCACCTCAATCACCTCTTGCACGACCGGCAAGATCGCCGCACCTCCGTTCATCACGACCCTTTGGCCGAGCATTCCAGTGCGCACAAACGCGCGTTCCTTACTGGCTCGTTTGTAGAGCCGTGAAAAGATGATTCCGACGACAAGGATCACCCCGAGGATGGTCCCAGTTATTACCAAGATAGGTTGTAGCGTTTCTATGTTCATTTATTTTCTATCGCTTCATGCGACTCTGACTGGCTGTCCATAGCAAGAATGTCCTCAAGTTTTCCGCTTACTACGAAAAACTTCGGGCCTTGTCGCTCCATAAGCGCGACAGCCGCCCCTTCGGAAAATGTTTCTGTCGAATGCAGAGGCTCCACCAACACATAGTGGGTTTGTCCAAACTGATCGACGAATTTGGCCTGAGCTGGCAAACCACTTTTTGCGGTTCCTTGCGTAACGGTGGCGATGCGGCCTTGAAAAGTGTTGCTGTGGATCGCTGTCGTATCAAGCTTCAGCTTGGCGCGTGCGAACACCTTGCCAATAGTTCGGCAGATAAAGACAGTCACCACGGTCGCGGGCATGATCGCTATCCAGCCTGGCAAGAATGCCCCGGTAGTGCTGATCGCGAGCCACTGGATGCTAAAGCCAGTTACGAAAAAACTGCCTGAACTGATGACTACGAAGATGCTCGCCGGAATAGCAGTGATCCCGAGGAATTCAAACAGGTTCGCGGCGAAACTCCCGTGACCCCAGTCCACGTGGAGGTCGCGGTCCAGACCGGGATCGTGGGCAACCTCGGCGCCATGATCGATGTGGACGTCGTGGCCGACTTCAACGCCGTGATCGACGTCAAGCCCGTGGTCTACATTTAGGCCATGGTCGAAGTCCACTCCGTGATCGAAGTCATGATCAAGATCGTGCCCGTGTCCGACAAAGCCTAAGAAGGTAGCCAGCACGGCAAGGATCGACAAGGCGGCGAGTACAGCTAGCGCGATCACGAACGCCGTGTTTTCCGGTGCTCTAAAAAATTCGCCAACCATTGTGATTTACTCCTGCCTTGGAGTTCAGTATAGCTTTACGTGGGGTGATATCCAAGGGTTGCGAAGCGGCTGACTTCAACGCTGGCAAGGGTGCTGGCCCAAAAAAATTGCCATTCCAAATAGAAAACTCATAAACGACGTTTATGCTTGTGATTAAGAGCGCGGCCCAATTTGTCGGATGCGGTTCTTTAGGTGAAAGAAATGGAAATCCATAAAGTCTCCTGGAAGTTGATCACGTGCTGCTTTGCTGCTACGTCGGGGTTGGTCTTTGCTGCTGCCTTAGCTTTGCACTCAAGTACGGCACACTCGCATGATTCGGCTGGCGGTCTTGGCTCCTTCACACACTCGCACGACGGTTCGACTCATGCTCATACGGAGGCCGAGGAGCAAGCGCTTGCGCAGAGTCGCGTCAAGATTGAAGTCAAGGATGGAGTACGTTACATCGACTCAAACGGCATTCCGAATCACTCGACCGGCGCTTTCCCTAACCGGGGAAATCCAAATAGAATCACCGAGCAAAACTATCGCTTTCAGGTAACTGCCGATCCTAAGCCTGCGGCTAGCCTGACACCTCTGCAGCATCAGCCGTTTGGTATTGCCATCAATGGGGTTGTCTTTGACCCCGGGACGGCTGAGTTTTGGAATGGCGACCCTCAATGGAATTATGAAGCCCTTTCAGGAAAGATAAACCTTGGCGTCGATCTGAATAAAGCCCACGTTCAACCCACGGGCGCTTACCACTATCATGGGGTGCCGACTGGTCTGATGAACAATCTCGACGGCTCGCACAAGATGGCGTTGCTTGGCTATGCAGCAGATGGCTATCCGATTTACGGACCGTACAGCTACAGCGACCCGATGGATGATAAGAGTCCGCTGATCGAGATGAAATCGAGTTATCGGCTCAAGAAGGGCCAGAGGGCAGGCGGCCCTGGTGGGACTCACGACGGCACTTTCACGGCGGATTACGAGTTTGTGAAAGGCAGCGGGCAGCTTGACGAGTGTAACGGCAGATTCGGTATCACACCTGAGTATCCGAAGGGAACGTACTACTACGTGCTGACCTACGAGTTTCCCAACATTCCGCGACAATTCAAGGGCACGCCGGATAAGAGCTTCGAGCGGCGAGGACCAGGCGGCGAGCCACCGCCACGCCGAGGTGGCCCCCCGCCGCCCGAGAAGTCCTAAGAAATAGAAGTGCCTCGCGTAGCTACACGAGGCACTTCGTCTCAATTGTCGATCAGGCAAAACCCAGACACGCCAAGCAGTGCTTGGTCCGAGTTGCTCTAAGTTTAGTGTGGGCACTACTTCTCATTAAATGTTTGTTGCATGATCCGAGGTGCAAAAGATGAATAGAGTTCTGGAATGGATCTTCTTGGTTGCCGTTGCTGTCGTCTTGATCGGATGCAGCGCTGGCGAAGCAAGAGATAGCGCAAAAAATACATCCACGAGCATGGAGTCTGCTAGTTACGATGATGCAGAAGCTCCACAGGCGGCGAAACTCGCCAGCCAACCAATCGCCAACAACGAACTTCGATCAGCCGTCCAACCCAAACGTGCGGTCATTCGCAATGGAAGCCTGAGCGTACGGGTCCCAGACGTTGAAAAAGCCGAGAAAGAGGTTGAAAGCTATGTGATGAGGCTTGGAGGTTTTGTCAGCTCAAGTGAATCGACCGATCTCAGCTCGACAGCGCCGTTGATGACGATGAAGCTCCGTGTTCCCGTCGACTCATTTGACAAAGCGATGGAGTTTTTCGAGGGCCAAGGGGCACGGCTTGAGAAGAAGATCAGTGGTGAGGATGTGACCTCCAAACTGGTCGATTTTGATGCCAGGCTCAAAATCATGCTGGCACAGGAAGACTCATTCCGAAACATGCTCAGCGAGTCAAACAACTCACAGGAGGCGCTCGATTTGCAGAGTCGCCTCATGAACTTGCGAGCAGAAATCGAAAGCCTGACAGCTCAGCGACGAACGCTCGGGGAGTTGGCTTCCCTCTCGACGATCGATCTCACACTTGTGAGTGAGACACGCACTATCGCGCAAACTACCGACCAAGGTTGGGTCCAAGAAAGCTGGAATCAAGCAACGACCGCACTTGGCGCAGCCCTCCGCGTGGTCGGCACCTTCCTACTCTTCGCGCTCGTCTTTGCACCGTTCTGGGCACCTGTGGCTTACCTCGTCTGGAAACGATCCGCAAAGGCAAAGACTAAACCCACGTTCGACATGTGATCTCAACAGCACATTCGTCGAGCACAAAAAAACATCGCCCCCGGCAATAATGCCGGGGGCGAGTCAATCTATATAGATTTGAAATGCTATCGATAAGCGGATAGCTTGGCTACGGCTTGACGCCGGTCGATTTTGCCATCGATCAGGTCGCTTAAGATAGGTGCGCCGAACGCCCGAAAGGGCTCCAGCCCACGCTTGTAAGTACCGATCTTGTGGCCGACATCTTTATGATCTGAATCGATAAACCGCCGGGTGGCCTCGGCGGCGATTATGAAAAACAAAGCGTGAGGAAGCTGCTCTTCGTCGAATGAATCCACCTGCTTAGCCCTTAGCTGAGTTCTCAGGTCAGCAAGCAGTTCAACCCGTTTTGAGCCCGCCTCTAACGCATGAATGCACTCGTGAAGCAGAGCCTCCGCAAAGTCTGCACCTCTGAATTTTTCACAGCTCACAAGAACAAGAGGACCCGTTATCGTTCGTAAAGTAATCGCCCCTTGGGCTGGGTAACGAGGGACAGGGATCACCTTGATCTCGGCGGGCGCAGATTCAACGCCAAGCATGGAGTCTAGCCATGAAAAGATTTCTTGAGTTCGATTCGCACCGTTGGCTTTCCACCAATCGGTGGCGGCGGCTATTGACCGTCCGTCTTTTACGGCCCAGCCAGACGAGTACGCCTTAGCCGACGCTTTCATCGCTTCAACGATCTTTTGCACCGACGATCTGGCATCCAAGTGCCCGCCAATCTTCTCAGGCAGTTGTTCAAGGCGACCCTCTAACGCCGTGATACTGGTGCAAGAGAAAACTAAGGAATCAAGAATCGTCCAATAGAGATCTCTCACAGAACGATCATCAGGAGACTTTGCAGTTCGCTCGCCCCGGGACGGCAGGTGGATTCGCTCTGGCAACGATCTATCAAGCTCTTGAAGAATCTTCAGCGCTACCCGAAAATCCCCAACTTCCAACTTTTCCTCTTCAATCGCCAGCGTCTTCAGAGTTGCGTAATGAGAACTGAAGGTGCTCGGTTCCAGCCTCAGTTGAGGCGCACTCATCAAGCACACAATAGCCGCGATAGTAACCATCGGCATATCATACGCGACGGATGAAACGCAGGTCTCCCCGTTATACGAAAACAGTCGTACTGACCAAAGGAAACTCTAATAGAGGCTAATAGACACCGGTCGAGGCCCCAGTATTTGAAAACCCTGCAGGCACGGTTGTGGCAGGCGTTCCCGATCTTTCCATCGCCTTTGCACCTTGCATCAGCAAGGCGGCATATGCCTCCATGTCCGACTCTTGCGAAATCAGATCAAGAGAATTCACATGGTTCCCGAAGCCCTGACGATCCGGCCCCCACAAGATCACGTGACGAACGTCAAGGGTCGTCAAAATATTGGTTGCTGCCGCAAAGAGATACGCAAACTTTTGCGGTGTATACGCTCGATGGCCTGTTGTCCCAAATCTTGCCGTTGCCGGAGCGATGCCCCACTCACTGCACATAACCGGTTTGTTCGTAAATGAACGATAGGCCTTGAGACACTTAAAATGCAGGGCCAAAACCTCCCGTGCAAACGGGTCGTTGCCTAAATCGTCGGGAAGATTGACGCCGGAATGCCATTGCTCATCACCAGCGTAATAGCCCGAATTGATCGAATAAGCGTGGTAATTGAACCCATCGCAAAGCCCAACGAACGAACGGCCCGACGTAAAGAGAGCTTCCATCGAGTCGGGATGTCCGCCCGCCAACCCCGGCCCCCACAAAAAGAGTTCGGGATACGCTGCCTTCACATTCGCTGCTTCGTAATCCATCTCATCGTAAGTTGCCGAATCCAAAACTCCAAAGTAATCGGAGTCCGAAGCACGATGTTGACAGCGCGTCACAGTTACCCCTCCTTCTACAGCCACTGCAAGCGTGCTGGACTTCGTATTGCCATAGGTCGAAGAGCAAGTACCCGCCGCAATAGTCAACGTCGTTCCACCAAGCGCGCCAATCTTAAAGCTCTGCCATGCCCCAGATCCTTGAACCGTGACCCACTCTCCCACAGAGAGTCCTGTAGTCGAAGCGACATTGAGGACAGTTGCCGCAGTCGTATGACTGCCCGTAACCGTTGTTGAGATAGGCGACAAGGTCGTAATCTTTGAGGGCTCATTGGTGAGTTCGAGCTCGATATAGTCCTCCCACCTCTTTTCACGCCTCAAAAAGTAATCCTTGTAGCGGTCAAGAATCGCCTTTTGATACGCCCAACGGGTCTCCCATGCCGCGGCCGGCATCCGAACCATGTTGTGATCACCAAAGTTCACCTGCGCCCAAACACTGTCTCCCCCGGTTGCAGACCGATAGGCGGCATTGTTCGGGATCGCCTGATTGCCAAAGACCAGCACGGCTTTGTGACCGTTCACTATCAAAAACTCGCACAGTGCGCGAATCGCAGTCTCCTCAAGATTGTCGACCGTGGTCGTCACACTGGGCGGAAAGCCATCTTGCAAGAAGTCCCCGATCCTCCAAACACGAACGCCCAATGCCGATGCAATCGCTCGTCGCGAAGCCGTACGCTCCGGCATCTTGTCCTCCGCGGGCAATGTGATCGGGCCATTTACGTTGAAGTAAGGTTCAATGGGCGTTTGATTAAAGCCAAGATTTGCCATAATGTTGCTCAATGTGAGGGCTCATGTCATTGAATGCCAAGCACGGATTTGCACTTGTCACTTACAAAGACGTTGGTCAAGTAATTGATTTGATTGAAGTATTGAACAAGATGTTCGACTACCCACCCATATCGATTCATCATGATGAAAGGCATTCGAATTTTGATGTTTCTTCCTTGGAACCCAATGTATCTCATATACCACAGCATTTTATAACTGGATGGGGAACGATAGGCACTTGCAAAGCAATGAGTAGCACTATTGAGCATCTCATGAGCAGACAAGATTCACCTGAGTGGTTCCACTTAATCACAGGTCATTGTTATCCTATTAAATCAGCTTCATCTTTTA
It encodes the following:
- a CDS encoding YHYH protein, translated to MEIHKVSWKLITCCFAATSGLVFAAALALHSSTAHSHDSAGGLGSFTHSHDGSTHAHTEAEEQALAQSRVKIEVKDGVRYIDSNGIPNHSTGAFPNRGNPNRITEQNYRFQVTADPKPAASLTPLQHQPFGIAINGVVFDPGTAEFWNGDPQWNYEALSGKINLGVDLNKAHVQPTGAYHYHGVPTGLMNNLDGSHKMALLGYAADGYPIYGPYSYSDPMDDKSPLIEMKSSYRLKKGQRAGGPGGTHDGTFTADYEFVKGSGQLDECNGRFGITPEYPKGTYYYVLTYEFPNIPRQFKGTPDKSFERRGPGGEPPPRRGGPPPPEKS
- a CDS encoding DUF4349 domain-containing protein, whose protein sequence is MNRVLEWIFLVAVAVVLIGCSAGEARDSAKNTSTSMESASYDDAEAPQAAKLASQPIANNELRSAVQPKRAVIRNGSLSVRVPDVEKAEKEVESYVMRLGGFVSSSESTDLSSTAPLMTMKLRVPVDSFDKAMEFFEGQGARLEKKISGEDVTSKLVDFDARLKIMLAQEDSFRNMLSESNNSQEALDLQSRLMNLRAEIESLTAQRRTLGELASLSTIDLTLVSETRTIAQTTDQGWVQESWNQATTALGAALRVVGTFLLFALVFAPFWAPVAYLVWKRSAKAKTKPTFDM
- a CDS encoding DUF1449 family protein produces the protein MVGEFFRAPENTAFVIALAVLAALSILAVLATFLGFVGHGHDLDHDFDHGVDFDHGLNVDHGLDVDHGVEVGHDVHIDHGAEVAHDPGLDRDLHVDWGHGSFAANLFEFLGITAIPASIFVVISSGSFFVTGFSIQWLAISTTGAFLPGWIAIMPATVVTVFICRTIGKVFARAKLKLDTTAIHSNTFQGRIATVTQGTAKSGLPAQAKFVDQFGQTHYVLVEPLHSTETFSEGAAVALMERQGPKFFVVSGKLEDILAMDSQSESHEAIENK